A part of Crassostrea angulata isolate pt1a10 chromosome 5, ASM2561291v2, whole genome shotgun sequence genomic DNA contains:
- the LOC128182766 gene encoding pentraxin fusion protein-like — MYIRMLIFLLSVSEKAEFLNSKYNHNRFSFATFGSLTSNNNILFITEQNLHSRVILNCSNFCRKDRRCIGMEVCRIKEELFRCRACCSWMITNKQQFISADNCKYLKKEEGFFRNIAVNKPVTMSSVFNPTETNHREFNAVNNVTICSGGTYTAHSNSEHMPWIKIDLQSEYDVQRVVIFNRQDRFGERLNNLLITVGNTGTENFCGYFGKTASTADQILIYCEDGTVGRYVMATIFSNPGKLDILNICEFQVFVK; from the exons ATGTATATTagaatgttaatatttttgctCTCCGTTTCTGAAAAAGCAGAGTTTCTCAATTCTAAGTACAACCACAACAGATTCAGTTTTGCTACATTTGGATCTTTGACAAGCAACAATAATATTCTGTTCATTACAGAGCAAAATTTGCACAGCAGAGTTATTTTAAACTGTTCTAATTTCTGTCGAAAGGATCGCCGTTGTATTGGAATGGAGGTGTGCAGAATCAAAGAGGAATTGTTCAGGTGTAGAGCGTGCTGTTCTTGGATGataacaaataaacaacaatttataTCAGCTGATAATTGCAAATACTTGAAAAAG GAAGAAGGTTTCTTTCGGAATA TAGCTGTAAATAAACCTGTTACTATGAGCTCTGTATTCAATCCAACTGAAACAAATCACCGTGAATTCAACGCTGTGAACAATGTAACCATTTGTTCAGGTGGAACCTACACAGCACACAGCAACTCAGAACACATGCCTTGGATTAAGATAGACTTACAGTCTGAATATGATGTACAAAGAGTTGTGATATTCAACAGACAAGATCGCTTTG gtGAGCGACTAAATAATCTACTGATAACAGTTGGTAACACAGGAACGGAAAACTTCTgtggttactttggaaaaacAGCAAGTACAGCAGACCAAATTCTAATATACTGTGAAGATGGTACAGTGGGCAGATATGTGATGGCAACCATTTTTTCTAATCCAGGAAAACTTGATATTCTTAATATTTGCGAATTCCAAGTTTTTGTGAAATGA